The Tenuifilum thalassicum genome includes the window TTCAGCTAATCGTCCTCTAATATGTTTTTGAGTTAAAGTAACGGTTCTGTTTGTTGAAAAACCGAGCTCCGTTGCAACCGATTTGAGAATATGGAGAGTTAGCTCTGCATTTTGTCGTAAAATTCCTAAAAAGGCATTTTTTTCAATAATACATACTACGCTATCCTCAAGGGCTTGAGCAGTGGCAGAATAGTCCTCCTCTGCAAATAGAGCCCTATAGCCAATAAATCCTATTGGCTTAGCCATTCTTACAATTTGGTCACGCCCACCAACACCCTCTTTGAATAGCTTTACCTTGCCCTTTGAAAGGCAAACTAGCCCTTGGGGGGTATCGCCTTCCTTGTAGATTATTTCTCCTTTCTTGAAATACTGGCAGGTAATATTATTTCGAATAATCTCTTTTTCTTGTGGTTTTAGATTTGGGAAAAGACCACAAACTCCTTCAAAAACGCTTTCTATGTCAATGTGGTATGAATTTCTGGCCATTTTTTTTTCAAATGTAACGTATTTTTATGTTATCTAACATAATCTTAACAAAAATTCACCCAAAAAGATTTGCATTTATTTCTTTTCTGCCCTTTTTAGCTCCATTTTGTTACTAAGGGCATCTTCCTGCCATACCCAAATGCTTTTGACGAAACCCTTAGTATAGGTGGCGATTGGTAACGTTTATACTCATTCAGATTAACAAGCCTTATTATTCGTTTAACCGTATTGCTTTCATAACCTTTTCTTATAATTTCCTCTGCCGAAAGGCCTTGCTCAATATACGCAAAAAGTATTGGGTCAAGAATATCGTATGGGGGCAATGAATCCGAGTCCTTTTGATCTGGACGTAATTCTGCTGAGGGTGGTTTAGTAATGGTATTTATTGGAATAATCTCATCATCCCTATTAATAAAGTTAGCCAACCTGTATACATCGGTTTTGTAAACATCTCCGAGAACACTTAGGGCACCACACATGTCGCCGTATAGAGTACCATATCCAACTGCTGCCTCGCTTTTGTTGCTGGTATTTAGCAGCAAATGGCCAAATTTATTCGAGAGTGCCATAAGTAGGGTTCCTCTAATACGAGCCTGAATATTCTCTTCGGTGATATCTTCGGGTTTACCCTCAAATACATCTCGGAGCTGATTCCTAAAAGTATCGAAAATGTTTTGTATGGGGACAATATCGTATTTAACATTGAGTTTCTTGGCAAGTTGAACCGCATCGTCAACAGAGTGCTGCGATGAGTACTGCGAAGGCATAAGTAATACCCTAAGGTTCTCAGCAGGGAGCGCCTTTGCGGCCAAAGCAAGAACAACTGCGGAATCTATACCGCCTGATAGTCCAAGTGTAGCTTTAGAGAAACCTAACTTACGAAAGAAGTCGCTAATCCCCATTACTAATGCATCGTGTATTCGTTCTAAGCGTCTGTCATCGTTTAAGGGATTTATGCTCTCAACGGTTTTGCCTTTGGCAAATGTAGAATCAATGATTGTGAAATCCTCATAGAAACTTTTCAGCTTATGTAGTATTTTACCTTGCTCATTTAGCACCATAGAGCCGCCATCGAAAAGCAAATCGGTGTTTCCTCCAACCTGGTTTACATAGATTACTGGTTTAGAGTATCGTGCCACATTGTTTTTAAAAACCTCAAAGCGACGTTCCTCAACGTTATAGCTAAAAGGTGATGCCGAGATATTTACAATTAGATCGGGATTAAGTTTTGAAAGATGGTTCATTGGGGCGTCGCGGTAAAGTTGTCCTCTATCGAATGCCGAGGATGTGGGTTGGTCATCCCAAATATCCTCGCAAATGGTAATGGCAAGTTTAACACCGTCAATTTCAGCCAACCGATACTTTTCGGTGTTGGGTTCAAAGTAGCGATATTCATCAAAAATATCGTAGTCAGGAAGTAATGTCTTATGGAATACATCCAATACTTTTCCTTCTCCTAAAAGGTAGGCTGAGTTATGCAGAAGTTTCCCAGTTGGCGCCTCATTATAGCTTGGCCCTCCCACAATGGCGTATATATCAACACACGATTTGGCAACATCCTTAATGGCCTGTATGCTTTTGTCGACAAAATGTTTATGGGTTAAAAGGTCGTGTGGTGGATAGCCACAAATTGAAAGTTCAGAAAAAATCACGAGCCTTGCACCTTGTTGTTTTGCACGATTGATAGAAGAAACAATTTTTTCAACATTCTGCTCAAAATGCCCAATGGTATAGTTTAGCTGGGCTAATGCAATCTTCATCTTACAAATTTTTAAAAAATGACACCAATTTTAAGGGAAAGGCTTTGCGAAGTAATGGTTGAGGCGGGGTATTCAAGTATGGAAGTTAAACCGTCGGTCCAAATAATGCCAAACTGTAAGGCGCTCTCACCTCCTAGGGAGTATTCTCCTCCTACTCCTATAAAATATGAAGCAAATCCCCATGCCACATCGGTTTTTGTGGTTTCCCGATCAACCTGATAATCTGTACTCCAAACATGACTCCTAATTCTTAAACTTCCGCTTATGCCAAGGTTGGCAAAAAAGGTGGTGTAGCCTATCTGATTCGTTCTAAATTTAAAACCTAATGGAAGAGTTAAGTACTGCGATTTATATTTAATATTTTTCCCTACTTCAATGGTATAGGTGCTATCGACAGTTTTAAGTGTATAGGTCGATTGAGTAAAACGGATATTCCCGCCAAGGTTGTTAATCGACAATCCAGAGAGGAATGAGTAGCGTTGAGCAAAAAAACGTTCCGAAGAAAATCCAATGTTGAATCCCGATACTGCACCATTGGGGTCGTACTTTTTAGTGTCGGAGGTAAACCACGAGACTTGGGGGTCGGCAAAAATGCCAAAACTATATTTTTGCGCTTTTACAGCCTGAAAGCACAAAACCAATCCAGTAAGCAATAAAAACAAACGCTTCATCTTTCTTTACCTTTTGCTATTTTTACAAAAGTAACCATTATTTTTTTATCGCTAATGCTTAAAAAATGATAATACATATGCCAGTATTTATGTCTCTTGTTGTTGGTATGCATTAGCTCTTCTTTTGTAACTTTGGATTGAATTTGATTAAAGGAAAGATGATATACTATCCCAATGCTAAAATAAATATCGGTTTAAACATTGTTAGTCGTCGCGACGATGGTTTTCATGATATTGAAACCCTGTTTTATCCAGTAAGAGGATTAACCGATATTTTAGAAATAATTGCCGTTGATGGCAAACTAAATTCGATTGAGTTTTCTCAAAGCGGAATTCAAATTGACGACCAGCCAGATGCTAATCTATGCGTAAAAGCCTACAAATTACTTGCTGATAAGTACGGGCTTCCTCGTGTTAAAATGCACCTGCATAAGATGATTCCAATGGGAGCGGGTTTAGGTGGCGGCTCTGCCGATGCTGCTTTCACGCTGCTAGCATTAAACCAGTTGCTTGATAGGCCTCTCGACAAAGTTCAGCTGGCAAACCTTGCACTACAGCTGGGTAGCGATTGTCCTTTCTTCTTACTTAATCGGCCCGCAATAGGGAAGGGACGTGGCGATAAACTTCAAGAAGTCAGCTTTGAGCTATCGGGCTATTGGATATTACTTGTAAATCCTGGAATTCATGTTGGCACAAAGGAGGCTTATGAGGGTTGTATCCCACAAAAATGGGAGTCTTCTTTAGAAACTTTAATTGGTGAACCTATTGCAAAATGGAATGAGCTGCTTAGCAACGATTTTGAAAGAACTGTGTTTGTAAAACACCCTAAGATTATGAATATTAAAAACGAACTTTATAGTATGGGGGCTGTTTATGCCTCAATGTCAGGTAGCGGCTCTACTGTTTTTGGGATATTTCAAACCAAACCTTCTGTTCCGGATGACTTTAAAGCATATTTCACGCATGTATCGTTGATGTAAATGTTTAAGAATATTTTTTACTTAGAATTCAAAAGGCCATTATAGCCATTTTTTTCTTCTGAAGTAAATAACCATCAGAATACCCACTATAAGCATCAAGGCCACACTCATAGGATACCCAAACCTCCAATTAAGTTCGG containing:
- a CDS encoding Crp/Fnr family transcriptional regulator codes for the protein MARNSYHIDIESVFEGVCGLFPNLKPQEKEIIRNNITCQYFKKGEIIYKEGDTPQGLVCLSKGKVKLFKEGVGGRDQIVRMAKPIGFIGYRALFAEEDYSATAQALEDSVVCIIEKNAFLGILRQNAELTLHILKSVATELGFSTNRTVTLTQKHIRGRLAESLIFLRDTYGLEDDGMTIKVYLSREDLANLSNMTTSNAIRTLSGFADEGVIELDGRRIKILDHYRLERISDLG
- a CDS encoding NAD+ synthase, which gives rise to MKIALAQLNYTIGHFEQNVEKIVSSINRAKQQGARLVIFSELSICGYPPHDLLTHKHFVDKSIQAIKDVAKSCVDIYAIVGGPSYNEAPTGKLLHNSAYLLGEGKVLDVFHKTLLPDYDIFDEYRYFEPNTEKYRLAEIDGVKLAITICEDIWDDQPTSSAFDRGQLYRDAPMNHLSKLNPDLIVNISASPFSYNVEERRFEVFKNNVARYSKPVIYVNQVGGNTDLLFDGGSMVLNEQGKILHKLKSFYEDFTIIDSTFAKGKTVESINPLNDDRRLERIHDALVMGISDFFRKLGFSKATLGLSGGIDSAVVLALAAKALPAENLRVLLMPSQYSSQHSVDDAVQLAKKLNVKYDIVPIQNIFDTFRNQLRDVFEGKPEDITEENIQARIRGTLLMALSNKFGHLLLNTSNKSEAAVGYGTLYGDMCGALSVLGDVYKTDVYRLANFINRDDEIIPINTITKPPSAELRPDQKDSDSLPPYDILDPILFAYIEQGLSAEEIIRKGYESNTVKRIIRLVNLNEYKRYQSPPILRVSSKAFGYGRKMPLVTKWS
- a CDS encoding porin family protein is translated as MKRLFLLLTGLVLCFQAVKAQKYSFGIFADPQVSWFTSDTKKYDPNGAVSGFNIGFSSERFFAQRYSFLSGLSINNLGGNIRFTQSTYTLKTVDSTYTIEVGKNIKYKSQYLTLPLGFKFRTNQIGYTTFFANLGISGSLRIRSHVWSTDYQVDRETTKTDVAWGFASYFIGVGGEYSLGGESALQFGIIWTDGLTSILEYPASTITSQSLSLKIGVIF
- the ispE gene encoding 4-(cytidine 5'-diphospho)-2-C-methyl-D-erythritol kinase: MIKGKMIYYPNAKINIGLNIVSRRDDGFHDIETLFYPVRGLTDILEIIAVDGKLNSIEFSQSGIQIDDQPDANLCVKAYKLLADKYGLPRVKMHLHKMIPMGAGLGGGSADAAFTLLALNQLLDRPLDKVQLANLALQLGSDCPFFLLNRPAIGKGRGDKLQEVSFELSGYWILLVNPGIHVGTKEAYEGCIPQKWESSLETLIGEPIAKWNELLSNDFERTVFVKHPKIMNIKNELYSMGAVYASMSGSGSTVFGIFQTKPSVPDDFKAYFTHVSLM